The window GCTCGCGATCTTGTCGGCGGGGATGGCGTCGCTCGCGCTGTTGCCGGTGCATCCGCCCGTGGCCGATATCGTCACGCGGATGGCGATTTGCGGCGCGGGCTTCGGCTTTTTCCAATCGCCGAATCTCAAGGCGCTGATGTCGAGCGCGCCGCCCGAGCGCAGCGGTGGCGCGAGCGGGATCATCGCGACGTCGCGGCTCATCGGGCAAGCGACCGGCGCGGCGCTCGTCGCGTTGGGTTTCGGGATTGCGGGCCGGCATGGCCCGACGCTCGCGCTGGCGGCGGGCGCCGTGTTCTCAGGCTTGGCCGCCGTGGCGAGCAGCCTGCGTCTCTTCGCGGCGGACCATCGCGCGGGACGGCAGGCGCGCTAGCGGCATGTGATGCGCTTATTGCGCGAAATAGCCCTTCACTGCCGCAACGAACGTATCGATATCGTCGCGCGTCACATCGCGATGCGTGACGAAGCGCGACGCGTACAGCATCTGCGTGAGGATGCCGCGCTCCTTGAGCCAAGCCTCGAGCGGCGCGCAATGCTCTTGCGGAAACTGCACGAACACCATGTTGGTCGCCTGCGATTGAACGCGGACTTGCTCGATCTGCGCGAGCCCGCGCGCGAGATGCTCGGCGTTTGCATGATCTTCGGCGAGACGCTCGACGTTGTGCTCGAGCGCATACAAGCAAGCCGCCGCCAGCACGCCCGACTGCCGCATGCCGCCGCCCAGCATCTTGCGCCAGCGGCGCGCGCGTTCGAGCAACGCGCGGCTCCCGACGAGCACCGAGCCGACCGGCGCGGCCAATCCCTTCGAAAAGCAGATCGAGGTCGAATCGAACGGCGCACACAACTCGGCGACCGGCCGCCCCGACGCGACCGCCGCGTTGAACACGCGCGCACCGTCCAGATGCGTCGCGAGCCCGCGGCTCTTCGCGAACGCCGTGGCCTCCGCCACGTAGCCGGCCAGCAGCACCTTGCCGCCGATCGAGTTCTCGAGCGCGAGCAGACGCGTGCGCGCGAAGTGATCGTCGATCGGCTTGATCGCGGCCGCAATCTTGTCGATCGGCAGCGAGCCGTCGGCGGCGTTCTCGATCGGCTGGGGCTGGATGCTGCCGAGCACCGCCGCGCCGCCGCCTTCGTATTTGTAGGTGTGGGCGAGCTGGCCGACGATGTACTCGTCACCGCGCTCGCAATGCGACATCAGCGCCGCGAGATTGCTTTGCGTGCCGCTCGGAAAAAAGAGGCCGGCTTCCTTGCCCGTGCGCTCGGCAACGGCTGCCTGCAGGCGGATGACGGTCGGGTCGTCGCCCCAGACGTCGTCGCCGGTTTCGGCGGCGCTCATCGCGGCAAGCATGGCGGGGCTGGGACGAGTAACGGTATCGCTGCGGAGGTCGATCATGTGGCACTTCCTGTGGATGGCGATGAACGCGATCGCTTCGTCCGCGATCGCAAAGGCTGCAGCGCAGCGGCGCGGAAGGCCGCTGCGCGTCTCGATGCGCGCAAGCTAGGAAGTGTACGCAATTTCGCGCCGCGCGTTTGGCGACGACGCGTTTGCGGCGGCGAAGTCTCGCGAAACGAGGTGTGCCGCGCGGCGAACTTGTCAGTCGGCCTCAGCCGCCCGCTCGCGGCAAGTAGTTGAGCGGATCGACCGGCGTGCCGTCGCGGCGGATTTCGAATTCGATGGTGCCGCGGCCGCTGGCGTCGGTGGCCATCTCCCCGATCTGCTGCCCGGCGCGCACCGCATCGCCTTCGTTCACGAGCAGCTTGCCCGCGTGTCCGTAAGCGGAGACGAGATTATCGTTGTGCTTGATGACGATCAGCGGCCCATATTCCGGAATCCCCGTGCCGACATAGACGACACGCCCATCCGCCGCCGCCGTCACCGCTTCGCCTGGTGCGCCCGCGATCACGATCCCTTTCGACTTGCCCGCCTCGAACCGCACGACGACCGCACCGCGCGCGGGCCAAGAGAAGTGAATCGGCGCGGTTCCAGTTGGCGATTGTCCCGGCGCACCGCCGGCAGCCGGCGGCGCAACCGATGCTACGACCGGCGGCGCCACGCGCAGCACCTGCCCCGGCACGACTGGCGCGTTCACCGGCATGCGGTTCCAGCTCGCGAGTTCCTGCGGGCGCTGGCCGTAGGCAGCGGCGATGCTCGCAAGCGTGTCGCCGGCATTCACGCGGTAGTAGCCGGCTGCGACGGGCGCAGGCGCGGGGCGCGGGGCGAACGTGTCGTTCCACGGCGTGGTCGTACAGCCGCCGATCACGGCCGCGCCCGCGAGAAGCAGCGCTGTTCGTGCCAGTGCGCGGTGTCCGCGCGCGAAGAAGCTAGTCGTTTTCATGTTTGCCCCCTATCCACGAATAATCTTAATGAAGCCAGCTCGGTGACCATGCGCCGAGTATGGTAACCGCCTGGCACATTTGTGCGGCGCGTCCGCGCTGGTGCATTTGCTTAATGGCGCCGGGGCGAAAGCCGGTGCAAGAATGACACCTGGCACGCCGGTTGGTTCGAAAGCCGACGCGAGTCCGGGTGTTGTGTCTCTGCGCGGGATCAGCATGCGGAGGCGAGAGCATGCAAGAAAAATTCGACGCCACCAAGACGGGGCGCACAAATAGAAACTGGCTCGCGCTTCTACCCTTGCGGGAGAGCGGCGAGCCAGTCGGGCCTGCCTACTGCTTCGCACAGCTTACGGATGACTTACTGCCTCATCCGCCTTTCAACTGCATGACAGTCAGCGATTAACGGCCGAAGTACAGCGGATGCACGCCGTCGACATTCATCGGACGAGCGATTGCGCCCGATTGCGTCGCACCGCCGGTGCTGCCGCCGTAACCGCTGGTATCGGCAACCGCCTGGACTTGAGCACCGTTTTGCGCGTTCACGCGGGCTTCGGCAGCCTGGATGTCAGCCGGATAGTACGGGTTGTGCGCGGCGGGGTTGAAACCGGCTTGCTCGACCTTCACGAGATCGGCCTTCACTTCAGCGCGGGTAACCGGCTGTTGGTTCGATTGCGCAAACGAAGCGACAGGAGCAGCGAAGACGGCAGCAGCAGCGACGACAGCATAAACGAGCGATTTCATGACCTACCTCCGAGATTTTTTGGTTCACCGCAAACCACATGTCTGCAGCGATTGACGAAAGTCTAGTCCTCGGATTGCCTAGGGAAAACCCCGATTTCACAGAAACAGTTTTCACGAATCCGCAACAATTGAGACCTCAATACCCTCTTTACGATTGCGTTTATGAGTAATCGACGCTCGTTTTCGTGGAGCCGTCGAATAAAAACCGGGGCGGACCCGCCGTTCGGCAAATCCGCCCCGCATGGCTTGCTCGGTCGTGCTGCGACGCCGCGAGAATCAGGACCAGTTGGCGTGGAAACTCCCCGCGCGGTCGATGCGCTCGAACGTGTGGGCGCCGAAGAAGTCGCGCTGCGCCTGAACCAGATTCGCGGGCAGGCGTTCCGAGCGATAGCCGTCGAAATACGCGATCGCCGACGCAAACGCCGGCACCGGCACGCCGGACGCCACCGCCGAGGTCACCACGTCGCGCAAAGCGGACTGGTAGTTCGCCGCGATTTCGCTGAAATACGGATCGAGCAGCAGGTTCGCGAGCGCCGGATCTTTTGCGTAGGCATCGGTGATCTTCTGCAGAAAGCGCGCGCGGATGATGCAGCCCGCGCGGAAGATTTTCGCGATTCCGCCGAATTCGAGATTCCAGTGGTATTCCGCCGACGCCGCGCGCAGTTGCGCAAAGCCCTGCGCGTACGAAATCACCTTGCTGAAATAGAGCGCGCGGCGCACGGCCTCGATGAACGCCGCGCGGTCGCCCGCGAACGATTTCGCAGCGGGCCCGGCGAGCACCTTGCTCGCCGCGACGCGCTCGGTCTTCAGCGACGACAACACGCGCGCGAACACCGATTCGGTGATCAGCGGCAGCGGCACGCCGAGATCGAGCGCATTCTGGCTCGTCCACTTGCCGGTGCCTTTTTGCGCGGCGCGGTCGAGGATCACGTCGACGAGATCCTGGCCGGTCTCGTCATCCTTCTTGCTGAAAATCTTCGAGGTGATTTCGATCAGATAGCTGTCGAGCTCGCCCTGGTTCCACTCGGTATAGACCTTGCCGAGCTCCGCGTTCGAAAGCCCGAGCACGTTCTTGAGCACCGAGTAGCTCTCGGCGATCAATTGCATGTCGCCGTACTCGATGCCGTTGTGGACCATCTTCACGAAGTGCCCCGCCCCGTCCGGGCCCATGTACGCGACGCACGGCTCGCCGTCCGGCGCTTTCGCGGCGATCTCGGTGAGGATCGGCGCAACCAGGTCATAAGCGTCGCGCGGGCCGCCGGGCATGATCGACGGGCCCTTGAGCGCGCCCTCTTCGCCGCCCGACACGCCGGTGCCGATGAAATGCAGCTTCGCCTTCGCGAGATCCTGATTGCGGCGGATCGTATCGGTGAAGTGCGTGTTGCCGCCGTCGATCAGGATGTCGCCCTCGTCGAGCAGCGGCTTGAGTGCCGCGATCGTGGCGTCGGTCGGCTCGCCCGCCTTGACCATCAGTAGAATGCGGCGCGGCTTTTCCAGCGATTCGACGAATTCCTCGAGCGTGTACGCCGGCACGAGCTTGCGCTCGGGGAACTCGGCGATCAGTTCGTCGGTTTTCGTGCTGCTGCGGTTGTAGACGGACACGGCATGCCCGCGACTCTCGATGTTCAGCGCCAAGTTGCGGCCCATGACCGCCAGACCGACTACGCCGATTGCTTGTTTGCTCATTTTCCAATTCTCCTGTCGACCGGAGTTGGCGCTTTAGCGCTTACTCCGGTCCCATGCCGAGGTTGCCTGAAGTTAGCGCTTCAGCGCTTACTTCAGGCCCACGGCGGTCGGTCAGAGTTAGCGCTTTAGCGCTTACTCTGACCCCATGCTGTGGATGTTTGGAGTTGGCGCTTCAGCGCCTACTCCAAGCCCGTAGCGGTCGAATCCTGTCGAAACCCGTGCTGCGCCGGTCAGCACACGGCGCAGCGACAAGGATAAAAGAAATGCGCCGCCGATGCCGTGACGGCGACACACGGCGTATGCCTCAGTGCCGCTTGTTTCCGGCTCAATCGCCGTACGCTTCCTTGCGAAACACGACGCTGAAATTGTTCGCGGGCATCGCGACGACATCGCTCAGCGTGAAGCCCTCTTGCGCCGCGAGATCCGCGACGGCCTCCATGTCGCGCACGCCCCATTCGGGGTTGCGGCTTTTCAATTGCCTGTCGAACGCATCGTTCGACTCCGCGGTGTGCGCACCGTTGCGTCGATACGGTCCGTACAAAACCAGAACGCCGCCCGCGCCGAGTACGCGCCCCGCACCCGCCATCAGCGCCTGCGCCGCAGCCCACG is drawn from Trinickia violacea and contains these coding sequences:
- the ltaE gene encoding low-specificity L-threonine aldolase, which codes for MIDLRSDTVTRPSPAMLAAMSAAETGDDVWGDDPTVIRLQAAVAERTGKEAGLFFPSGTQSNLAALMSHCERGDEYIVGQLAHTYKYEGGGAAVLGSIQPQPIENAADGSLPIDKIAAAIKPIDDHFARTRLLALENSIGGKVLLAGYVAEATAFAKSRGLATHLDGARVFNAAVASGRPVAELCAPFDSTSICFSKGLAAPVGSVLVGSRALLERARRWRKMLGGGMRQSGVLAAACLYALEHNVERLAEDHANAEHLARGLAQIEQVRVQSQATNMVFVQFPQEHCAPLEAWLKERGILTQMLYASRFVTHRDVTRDDIDTFVAAVKGYFAQ
- a CDS encoding DUF4148 domain-containing protein — translated: MKSLVYAVVAAAAVFAAPVASFAQSNQQPVTRAEVKADLVKVEQAGFNPAAHNPYYPADIQAAEARVNAQNGAQVQAVADTSGYGGSTGGATQSGAIARPMNVDGVHPLYFGR
- the gndA gene encoding NADP-dependent phosphogluconate dehydrogenase produces the protein MSKQAIGVVGLAVMGRNLALNIESRGHAVSVYNRSSTKTDELIAEFPERKLVPAYTLEEFVESLEKPRRILLMVKAGEPTDATIAALKPLLDEGDILIDGGNTHFTDTIRRNQDLAKAKLHFIGTGVSGGEEGALKGPSIMPGGPRDAYDLVAPILTEIAAKAPDGEPCVAYMGPDGAGHFVKMVHNGIEYGDMQLIAESYSVLKNVLGLSNAELGKVYTEWNQGELDSYLIEITSKIFSKKDDETGQDLVDVILDRAAQKGTGKWTSQNALDLGVPLPLITESVFARVLSSLKTERVAASKVLAGPAAKSFAGDRAAFIEAVRRALYFSKVISYAQGFAQLRAASAEYHWNLEFGGIAKIFRAGCIIRARFLQKITDAYAKDPALANLLLDPYFSEIAANYQSALRDVVTSAVASGVPVPAFASAIAYFDGYRSERLPANLVQAQRDFFGAHTFERIDRAGSFHANWS
- a CDS encoding peptidoglycan DD-metalloendopeptidase family protein, encoding MKTTSFFARGHRALARTALLLAGAAVIGGCTTTPWNDTFAPRPAPAPVAAGYYRVNAGDTLASIAAAYGQRPQELASWNRMPVNAPVVPGQVLRVAPPVVASVAPPAAGGAPGQSPTGTAPIHFSWPARGAVVVRFEAGKSKGIVIAGAPGEAVTAAADGRVVYVGTGIPEYGPLIVIKHNDNLVSAYGHAGKLLVNEGDAVRAGQQIGEMATDASGRGTIEFEIRRDGTPVDPLNYLPRAGG